From Callithrix jacchus isolate 240 chromosome 15, calJac240_pri, whole genome shotgun sequence, one genomic window encodes:
- the VWA5B2 gene encoding von Willebrand factor A domain-containing protein 5B2 isoform X4, giving the protein MPGLYCPSSWTPLPLTDSWVRACANGPCLSVRARLTYRNPQPQPVDGVFVYPLAEAEVVSGFEAEAAGRRVSFQLQSRRRSQAACCRALGPGLGTPTPRRCAQGHLVLDLAQARSTLVLPTGLIAAAGTMTVTLHSSRELPSRPDGVLHVALPTVLTPLAPPGLPGPARPPGLCDDRLGLCPTSCFGVSSPQEEGLAWEEPAAPRDVFSGPARCPAPYTFSFEMLVTGPCLLAGLESPSHALRADAPPHASSAATICVTLAEGHHCDRALEILLHPSEPHQPHLMLEAGSLSSAEYEARVRARRDFQRLQRRDSNGDRQVWFLQRRFHKDILLNPVLVLSFCPDLSSKPGHLGTATRELLFLLDASSTAHKDAIVLAVKSLPPQTLINLAVFGTSVEPLFPESRPCSDDTVQLICESIETLQVPSGPPDVLAALDWAMGQPQHRAYPRQLFLLTAASPMAATTHQTLELMRWHRGTARCFSFGLGPTCHQLLQGLSALSRGQAYFLRPGERLQPMLVQALRKALEPALSDISVDWFVPDTVEALLTPREIPALYPGDQLLGYCSLFRVDGFRSHPPGGQEPGWQSLGGSVFPSPEDAPSAVSPGTEPTGTSEPLGTGTVSAELSSTWAAADSEQTGTDALTDPVTDPGPNPASDTAIWRRIFQSSYIREQYVLTHCSASPEPGPGSAGSSESPGSQGPGSPEGSAPLDPPSQQGCRSLASGEPAGSHSCPLPAPTPAPFKVGALSTEMLGRQHRAALAGRSFSSPPGRANPVPGRLRKPSLGAAPDGPSPEPGQQLEQGLDDSGNLLSPAPMDWDMLMEPPFLFTAVPPSGESAPPAALPQAPRCHVVIRGLCGEQPMCWEVGVGLETLWGPEDGSQPASPPVREAAWDQALHRLTAASVVRDNEQLALRGGAETTADRGHARKCWLRALQTSKVSSAPSCFTCPVAVDAATREVLPGALQVCSSEPAEPPGTPPASHSRLDVAPLPAAIYSKGLQGGSPAGAWDSDQNGNSKYALGDSAAPTEGPCRPPPHPPSRLSLGRRRKLCSPDPGQANNSEGSDHDYLPLVRLQEAPGSFRLDAPFCAAVSISQERLCRASPFAVHRASLSPTSASLPWALLGPGVGQGDSATASCSPSPSSGSEGPGQVDSGRGSDTEASEGAEGRGADLRGRTWATAVALAWLEHRCAAAFGEWELTAAKADCWLRAQHLPDGLDLAALKAAARGLFLLLRHWDQNLQLHLLCYSPANM; this is encoded by the exons ATGCCCGGTCTGTACTGCCCCTCCAGCTGGACCCCGCTGCCGCTCACGGACTCCTGGGTCCGGGCCTGCGCCAACGGCCCCTGCCTCAGCGTGCGGGCCCGGCTCACCTACCGCAACCCGCAGCCGCAGCCGGTGGACG GCGTGTTCGTGTACCCGCTGGCCGAGGCCGAGGTAGTGTCCGGCTTCGAGGCCGAGGCCGCCGGACGGCGCGTCTCCTTCCAGCTGCAGAGCCGGCGCCGCTCGCAGGCCGCCTGCTGCCGAGCGCTGGGCCCCGGGTTGGGGACCCCGACGCCCCGCCGCTGCGCGCAGG GTCATCTTGTCTTGGATCTGGCCCAGGCCCGGTCCACGTTGGTGCTGCCCACAGGCCTTATCGCCGCGGCTGGCACCATGACGGTGACCCTGCACAGCAGCCGGGAGTTGCCCTCAAGGCCTGATGGGGTGCTGCATGTGGCTCTGCCCACTGTGCTCACCCCGCTGGCCCCACCGGGCCTGCCGGGCCCCGCCAGGCCTCCGGGGCTCTGTGACGACAGGTTGGGCCTATG CCCCACCAGCTGCTTCGGGGTAAGCAGCCCTCAGGAGGAAGGGCTGGCCTGGGAGGAGCCGGCTGCCCCTCGGGACGTGTTCTCAGGTCCTGCCCGCTGCCCTGCCCCATATACCTTCTCCTTCGAGATGCTGGTGACTGGGCCATGCCTGCTTGCAG GCCTGGAGAGCCCCTCTCATGCCCTGCGGGCAGATGCCCCCCCTCATGCCAGCTCTGCTGCCACCATCTGTGTCACACTGGCAGAGGGCCACCACTGTGACCGGGCCTTGGAGATCCTGCTGCACCCCAGTG AGCCCCATCAGCCACACCTGATGCTGGAGGCTGGCAGCCTGAGCTCAGCAGAATATGAGGCCCGGGTGAGGGCCCGCCGAGATTTTCAGAGGCTGCAGCGAAGGGACAGTAACGGGGACCGGCAG GTGTGGTTCCTGCAGCGGCGCTTCCACAAGGATATCCTGCTCAATCCCGTGCTGGTGCTGAGCTTCTGCCCTGACCTGAGCTCCAAGCCTGGACACCTGggcacagctactcgggagctccTGTTTCTGCTGGATGCCAGCAGCACAGCACACAAG GATGCCATTGTTTTGGCTGTGAAGTCTCTCCCACCCCAGACGCTCATCAACTTGGCTGTGTTTGGGACATCGGTGGAGCCACTCTTCCCAGAAAGCCGGCCTTGCAGTGAC GACACTGTGCAGCTGATCTGTGAGAGCATTGAGACCCTGCAGGTTCCCAGTGGGCCCCCAGACGTGCTGGCTGCGCTGGACTGGGCCATGGGGCAGCCGCAGCACAGGGCCTATCCTCGGCAGCTCTTCCTGCTCACTGCGGCCTCACCCATGGCCGCCACTACCCACCAAACCCTAGAGCTCATGAGATGGCACAGGGGGACAGCCAG ATGCTTCTCCTTCGGGCTGGGGCCCACCTGCCACCAGCTGCTCCAGGGTTTATCTGCCCTCAGCAGGGGCCAGGCCTATTTCCTGAGGCCTGGGGAGAGGCTGCAGCCCATG CTGGTGCAGGCTCTGCGGAAGGCACTGGAGCCTGCTTTGAGTGACATCTCTGTGGACTGGTTTGTGCCCGACACCGTGGAGGCACTGCTGACGCCCCGGGAGATCCCAGCACTCTACCCTGGGGACCAGCTGCTCGGTTACTGCTCACTCTTCAGGGTGGATGGCTTCCGGTCCCACCCACCAGGG GGCCAAGAGCCTGGCTGGCAGAGCTTGGGTGGGTCTGTGTTTCCATCCCCAGAAGATGCCCCATCTGCTGTCAGCCCTGGCACCGAGCCCACTGGCACCTCGGAGCCACTGGGAACAGGCACTGTGTCAGCAGAACTGTCCAGTACATGGGCTGCTGCGGACTCAGAGCAGA CAGGTACTGATGCTCTGACAGACCCAGTCACGGATCCTGGACCCAACCCCGCCTCTGACACAGCCATATGGCGCCGCATCTTCCAGTCCTCGTACATTCGGGAGCAGTATGTGCTCACCCACTGCTCTGCCAGCCCGGAGCCAGGCCCAGGCTCCGCAGGCAGCAGTGAGTCCCCAGGCTCCCAGGGCCCTGGCTCCCCCGAGGGTAGTGCTCCCCTGGATCCCCCTTCTCAGCAGGGCTGCCGCAGTCTGGCCTCGGGAGAACCTGCAGGCTCCCATTCCTGTCCCCTGCCTGCACCCACACCAGCTCCATTCAAG GTGGGGGCCTTGAGTACTGAAATGCTGGGCCGTCAGCACAGAGCGGCTCTGGCTGGCCGAAGCTTCTCATCCCCTCCAGGCCGGGCAAACCCAGTTCCCGGCCGACTCCGGAAACCCTCTCTGGGTGCAGCCCCAGATGGCCCAAGTCCTGAGCCAGGCCAACAACTGGAACAGGGCCTGGATGACTCGG GAAACCTGCTCTCCCCGGCCCCCATGGACTGGGACATGCTGATGGAACCACCCTTCTTGTTCACGGCTGTGCCTCCCAGTGGGGAGTCAGCCCCTCCAGCAgcgcttccccaggctccacgcTGCCATGTGGTGATCCGGGGCCTGTGTGGGGAGCAGCCTATGTGCTGGGAGGTGGGTGTTGGGCTGGAGACGCTGTGGGGGCCTGAAGATGGCTCAcagcctgcctcacctcctgTAAGAGAAGCTGCTTGGGACCAAGCACTCCATCGGCTGACAGCAGCCTCTGTGGTCCGGGACAATGAGCAGCTGGCTCTCCGAGGAGGGGCGGAGACCACAGCTGACAGGG GCCATGCTCGGAAGTGCTGGCTTCGGGCCCTTCAGACAAGCAAGGTCAGCTCTGCCCCCTCCTGCTTCACTTGCCCTGTGGCCGTGGATGCTGCCACTAGGGAGGTCCTGCCTGGGGCCCTGCAGGTGTGCAGCTCAG AGCCAGCCGAGCCCCCCGGAACCCCTCCCGCCTCTCACAGCCGTCTAGATGTAGCTCCTCTGCCCGCTGCTATCTACTCTAAAG GACTTCAGGGAGGCTCTCCAGCCGGCGCCTGGGACTCCGACCAAAATGGCAACTCCAAGTATGCTTTGGGGGACTCTGCCGCTCCCACGGAAGGGCCTTGCCGCCCACCTCCCCATCCGCCCTCTCGGCTCAGCCTGGGCCGGCGGCGCAAACTCTGCAGCCCCGACCCAGGCCAGGCCAACAACAGTGAAGGCAGCGACCATGACTACCTGCCCTTG GTGCGGCTGCAGGAGGCGCCAGGCTCCTTCCGCCTGGACGCGCCCTTCTGCGCCGCTGTGAGCATCTCGCAGGAGCGCCTCTGCCGCGCCTCGCCCTTCGCCGTGCACCGCGCTAGCCTCAGCCCCACTTCGGCCTCGCTGCCCTGGGCACTTCTGGGCCCTGGTGTTGGACAGGGTGACAGTGCCACGGCCTCCTGCAGCCCGTCCCCCAGCTCGGGCTCGGAAGGTCCAGGCCAGGTGGACAGTGGGCGGGGCTCAGACACAGAGGCCTCGGAGGGGGCGGAAGGACGGGGCGCCGACCTGCGGGGCCGGACCTGGGCCACTGCGGTGGCACTCGCCTGGCTGGAGCACCGATGCGCTGCTGCCTTCGGCGAGTGGGAACTGACAGCCGCCAAGGCTGATTGCTGGCTGCGGGCCCAGCACTTGCCTGACGGCCTCGACCTGGCCGCCCTCAAGGCCGCAGCCCGGGGGCTCTTCCTGCTGCTGCGCCACTGGGACCAGAACCTGCAGCTACACCTCCTGTGCTACAGCCCGGCGAACATGTGA
- the VWA5B2 gene encoding von Willebrand factor A domain-containing protein 5B2 isoform X1: MPGLYCPSSWTPLPLTDSWVRACANGPCLSVRARLTYRNPQPQPVDGVFVYPLAEAEVVSGFEAEAAGRRVSFQLQSRRRSQAACCRALGPGLGTPTPRRCAQGHLVLDLAQARSTLVLPTGLIAAAGTMTVTLHSSRELPSRPDGVLHVALPTVLTPLAPPGLPGPARPPGLCDDRLGLCPTSCFGVSSPQEEGLAWEEPAAPRDVFSGPARCPAPYTFSFEMLVTGPCLLAGLESPSHALRADAPPHASSAATICVTLAEGHHCDRALEILLHPSEPHQPHLMLEAGSLSSAEYEARVRARRDFQRLQRRDSNGDRQVWFLQRRFHKDILLNPVLVLSFCPDLSSKPGHLGTATRELLFLLDASSTAHKDAIVLAVKSLPPQTLINLAVFGTSVEPLFPESRPCSDDTVQLICESIETLQVPSGPPDVLAALDWAMGQPQHRAYPRQLFLLTAASPMAATTHQTLELMRWHRGTARCFSFGLGPTCHQLLQGLSALSRGQAYFLRPGERLQPMLVQALRKALEPALSDISVDWFVPDTVEALLTPREIPALYPGDQLLGYCSLFRVDGFRSHPPGGQEPGWQSLGGSVFPSPEDAPSAVSPGTEPTGTSEPLGTGTVSAELSSTWAAADSEQTGTDALTDPVTDPGPNPASDTAIWRRIFQSSYIREQYVLTHCSASPEPGPGSAGSSESPGSQGPGSPEGSAPLDPPSQQGCRSLASGEPAGSHSCPLPAPTPAPFKVGALSTEMLGRQHRAALAGRSFSSPPGRANPVPGRLRKPSLGAAPDGPSPEPGQQLEQGLDDSGNLLSPAPMDWDMLMEPPFLFTAVPPSGESAPPAALPQAPRCHVVIRGLCGEQPMCWEVGVGLETLWGPEDGSQPASPPVREAAWDQALHRLTAASVVRDNEQLALRGGAETTADRGHARKCWLRALQTSKVSSAPSCFTCPVAVDAATREVLPGALQVCSSEPAEPPGTPPASHSRLDVAPLPAAIYSKAPTAGLQGGSPAGAWDSDQNGNSKYALGDSAAPTEGPCRPPPHPPSRLSLGRRRKLCSPDPGQANNSEGSDHDYLPLVRLQEAPGSFRLDAPFCAAVSISQERLCRASPFAVHRASLSPTSASLPWALLGPGVGQGDSATASCSPSPSSGSEGPGQVDSGRGSDTEASEGAEGRGADLRGRTWATAVALAWLEHRCAAAFGEWELTAAKADCWLRAQHLPDGLDLAALKAAARGLFLLLRHWDQNLQLHLLCYSPANM, translated from the exons ATGCCCGGTCTGTACTGCCCCTCCAGCTGGACCCCGCTGCCGCTCACGGACTCCTGGGTCCGGGCCTGCGCCAACGGCCCCTGCCTCAGCGTGCGGGCCCGGCTCACCTACCGCAACCCGCAGCCGCAGCCGGTGGACG GCGTGTTCGTGTACCCGCTGGCCGAGGCCGAGGTAGTGTCCGGCTTCGAGGCCGAGGCCGCCGGACGGCGCGTCTCCTTCCAGCTGCAGAGCCGGCGCCGCTCGCAGGCCGCCTGCTGCCGAGCGCTGGGCCCCGGGTTGGGGACCCCGACGCCCCGCCGCTGCGCGCAGG GTCATCTTGTCTTGGATCTGGCCCAGGCCCGGTCCACGTTGGTGCTGCCCACAGGCCTTATCGCCGCGGCTGGCACCATGACGGTGACCCTGCACAGCAGCCGGGAGTTGCCCTCAAGGCCTGATGGGGTGCTGCATGTGGCTCTGCCCACTGTGCTCACCCCGCTGGCCCCACCGGGCCTGCCGGGCCCCGCCAGGCCTCCGGGGCTCTGTGACGACAGGTTGGGCCTATG CCCCACCAGCTGCTTCGGGGTAAGCAGCCCTCAGGAGGAAGGGCTGGCCTGGGAGGAGCCGGCTGCCCCTCGGGACGTGTTCTCAGGTCCTGCCCGCTGCCCTGCCCCATATACCTTCTCCTTCGAGATGCTGGTGACTGGGCCATGCCTGCTTGCAG GCCTGGAGAGCCCCTCTCATGCCCTGCGGGCAGATGCCCCCCCTCATGCCAGCTCTGCTGCCACCATCTGTGTCACACTGGCAGAGGGCCACCACTGTGACCGGGCCTTGGAGATCCTGCTGCACCCCAGTG AGCCCCATCAGCCACACCTGATGCTGGAGGCTGGCAGCCTGAGCTCAGCAGAATATGAGGCCCGGGTGAGGGCCCGCCGAGATTTTCAGAGGCTGCAGCGAAGGGACAGTAACGGGGACCGGCAG GTGTGGTTCCTGCAGCGGCGCTTCCACAAGGATATCCTGCTCAATCCCGTGCTGGTGCTGAGCTTCTGCCCTGACCTGAGCTCCAAGCCTGGACACCTGggcacagctactcgggagctccTGTTTCTGCTGGATGCCAGCAGCACAGCACACAAG GATGCCATTGTTTTGGCTGTGAAGTCTCTCCCACCCCAGACGCTCATCAACTTGGCTGTGTTTGGGACATCGGTGGAGCCACTCTTCCCAGAAAGCCGGCCTTGCAGTGAC GACACTGTGCAGCTGATCTGTGAGAGCATTGAGACCCTGCAGGTTCCCAGTGGGCCCCCAGACGTGCTGGCTGCGCTGGACTGGGCCATGGGGCAGCCGCAGCACAGGGCCTATCCTCGGCAGCTCTTCCTGCTCACTGCGGCCTCACCCATGGCCGCCACTACCCACCAAACCCTAGAGCTCATGAGATGGCACAGGGGGACAGCCAG ATGCTTCTCCTTCGGGCTGGGGCCCACCTGCCACCAGCTGCTCCAGGGTTTATCTGCCCTCAGCAGGGGCCAGGCCTATTTCCTGAGGCCTGGGGAGAGGCTGCAGCCCATG CTGGTGCAGGCTCTGCGGAAGGCACTGGAGCCTGCTTTGAGTGACATCTCTGTGGACTGGTTTGTGCCCGACACCGTGGAGGCACTGCTGACGCCCCGGGAGATCCCAGCACTCTACCCTGGGGACCAGCTGCTCGGTTACTGCTCACTCTTCAGGGTGGATGGCTTCCGGTCCCACCCACCAGGG GGCCAAGAGCCTGGCTGGCAGAGCTTGGGTGGGTCTGTGTTTCCATCCCCAGAAGATGCCCCATCTGCTGTCAGCCCTGGCACCGAGCCCACTGGCACCTCGGAGCCACTGGGAACAGGCACTGTGTCAGCAGAACTGTCCAGTACATGGGCTGCTGCGGACTCAGAGCAGA CAGGTACTGATGCTCTGACAGACCCAGTCACGGATCCTGGACCCAACCCCGCCTCTGACACAGCCATATGGCGCCGCATCTTCCAGTCCTCGTACATTCGGGAGCAGTATGTGCTCACCCACTGCTCTGCCAGCCCGGAGCCAGGCCCAGGCTCCGCAGGCAGCAGTGAGTCCCCAGGCTCCCAGGGCCCTGGCTCCCCCGAGGGTAGTGCTCCCCTGGATCCCCCTTCTCAGCAGGGCTGCCGCAGTCTGGCCTCGGGAGAACCTGCAGGCTCCCATTCCTGTCCCCTGCCTGCACCCACACCAGCTCCATTCAAG GTGGGGGCCTTGAGTACTGAAATGCTGGGCCGTCAGCACAGAGCGGCTCTGGCTGGCCGAAGCTTCTCATCCCCTCCAGGCCGGGCAAACCCAGTTCCCGGCCGACTCCGGAAACCCTCTCTGGGTGCAGCCCCAGATGGCCCAAGTCCTGAGCCAGGCCAACAACTGGAACAGGGCCTGGATGACTCGG GAAACCTGCTCTCCCCGGCCCCCATGGACTGGGACATGCTGATGGAACCACCCTTCTTGTTCACGGCTGTGCCTCCCAGTGGGGAGTCAGCCCCTCCAGCAgcgcttccccaggctccacgcTGCCATGTGGTGATCCGGGGCCTGTGTGGGGAGCAGCCTATGTGCTGGGAGGTGGGTGTTGGGCTGGAGACGCTGTGGGGGCCTGAAGATGGCTCAcagcctgcctcacctcctgTAAGAGAAGCTGCTTGGGACCAAGCACTCCATCGGCTGACAGCAGCCTCTGTGGTCCGGGACAATGAGCAGCTGGCTCTCCGAGGAGGGGCGGAGACCACAGCTGACAGGG GCCATGCTCGGAAGTGCTGGCTTCGGGCCCTTCAGACAAGCAAGGTCAGCTCTGCCCCCTCCTGCTTCACTTGCCCTGTGGCCGTGGATGCTGCCACTAGGGAGGTCCTGCCTGGGGCCCTGCAGGTGTGCAGCTCAG AGCCAGCCGAGCCCCCCGGAACCCCTCCCGCCTCTCACAGCCGTCTAGATGTAGCTCCTCTGCCCGCTGCTATCTACTCTAAAG CTCCCACCGCAGGACTTCAGGGAGGCTCTCCAGCCGGCGCCTGGGACTCCGACCAAAATGGCAACTCCAAGTATGCTTTGGGGGACTCTGCCGCTCCCACGGAAGGGCCTTGCCGCCCACCTCCCCATCCGCCCTCTCGGCTCAGCCTGGGCCGGCGGCGCAAACTCTGCAGCCCCGACCCAGGCCAGGCCAACAACAGTGAAGGCAGCGACCATGACTACCTGCCCTTG GTGCGGCTGCAGGAGGCGCCAGGCTCCTTCCGCCTGGACGCGCCCTTCTGCGCCGCTGTGAGCATCTCGCAGGAGCGCCTCTGCCGCGCCTCGCCCTTCGCCGTGCACCGCGCTAGCCTCAGCCCCACTTCGGCCTCGCTGCCCTGGGCACTTCTGGGCCCTGGTGTTGGACAGGGTGACAGTGCCACGGCCTCCTGCAGCCCGTCCCCCAGCTCGGGCTCGGAAGGTCCAGGCCAGGTGGACAGTGGGCGGGGCTCAGACACAGAGGCCTCGGAGGGGGCGGAAGGACGGGGCGCCGACCTGCGGGGCCGGACCTGGGCCACTGCGGTGGCACTCGCCTGGCTGGAGCACCGATGCGCTGCTGCCTTCGGCGAGTGGGAACTGACAGCCGCCAAGGCTGATTGCTGGCTGCGGGCCCAGCACTTGCCTGACGGCCTCGACCTGGCCGCCCTCAAGGCCGCAGCCCGGGGGCTCTTCCTGCTGCTGCGCCACTGGGACCAGAACCTGCAGCTACACCTCCTGTGCTACAGCCCGGCGAACATGTGA